A single window of Microtus ochrogaster isolate Prairie Vole_2 unplaced genomic scaffold, MicOch1.0 UNK10, whole genome shotgun sequence DNA harbors:
- the Ntsr2 gene encoding LOW QUALITY PROTEIN: neurotensin receptor type 2 (The sequence of the model RefSeq protein was modified relative to this genomic sequence to represent the inferred CDS: deleted 1 base in 1 codon) encodes METSSPRPPRPSPSAGLSLDARLGVDTRLWAKVLFTALYSLIFALGTAGNALSVHVVLKARAGRPGRLRYHVLSLALSALLLLLVSVPMELYNFVWSHYPWVFGDLGCRGYYFVRELCAYATVLSVASLSAERCLAVCQPLRARRLLTPRRTRRLLSLVWVASLGLALPMAVIMGQKHEVEGANGEPEPSSRVCMVMVSRATLQVFIQVNVLVSFVLPLALTAFLNGVTVNHLMALYSQVPSASAPVNSIPSRLELLSEEGLLGVIAWRKTLSLGVQASLLRHKDTSQIRSLQHSAQVLRAIVAVYVICWLPYHVRRLMYCYIPDDGWTDTLYNFYHYFYMATNTLFYVSSAVTPVLYNAVSSSFRKLFLESLSSLCGEQHSLVPLPKKPQSHPLVHTVSGFGDR; translated from the exons ATGGAGACCAGCAGCCCGCGGCCCCCAAGGCCCAGCCCCAGCGCAGGGTTGAGCCTGGACGCACGGCTGGGCGTGGACACGCGCCTCTGGGCGAAGGTATTGTTCACCGCGCTCTACTCGCTCATCTTCGCGCTGGGCACGGCGGGCAATGCGCTGTCCGTGCACGTGGTGCTGAAGGCACGGGCCGGTCGCCCCGGACGCCTGCGCTACCACGTGCTCAGCCTGGCGCTGTCGGCGCTGTTGCTGCTACTGGTCAGCGTTCCCATGGAACTCTACAACTTCGTGTGGTCCCACTACCCCTGGGTCTTCGGCGATCTGGGCTGTCGTGGCTACTACTTCGTGCGGGAGCTGTGCGCCTATGCCACGGTGCTGAGCGTAGCCAGCCTGAGCGCAGAGCGCTGCCTGGCTGTGTGCCAGCCGCTGCGTGCCCGCCGCCTGCTCACTCCGCGCCGCACCCGCCGCCTGCTGTCCCTGGTTTGGGTCGCCTCACTGGGCCTTGCCCTGCCCATGGCGGTGATCATGGGACAGAAGCACGAAGTGGAGGGGGCCAATGGGGAGCCCGAGCCCTCCTCGCGTGTGTGCATGGTAATGGTGAGCCGCGCCACACTCCAGGTCTTCATCCAG GTGAATGTGCTGGTGTCCTTCGTGCTTCCCTTGGCGCTCACTGCCTTCCTGAACGGGGTCACTGTCAACCACCTGATGGCCCTCTACTCCCAGGTACCATCAGCCTCTGCCCCAGTCAACTCGATCCCCAGCCGCCTGGAGCTCTTGAGTGAGGAAGGCCTCCTGGGTGTCATCGCGTGGAGAAAGACCCTATCCCTGGGGGTCCAAGCCAGCCTGCTGAGACACAAGGATACCAGCCAGATCCGCAGCCTCCAGCACAGCGCCCAGGTTCTCA GAGCCATTGTGGCTGTGTATGTCATCTGCTGGCTGCCGTACCATGTCCGCAGGCTCATGTACTGCTACATCCCTGATGACGGGTGGACTGA CACACTCTACAATTTCTATCACTACTTCTACATGGCGACCAACACGCTCTTCTACGTCAGCTCGGCAGTGACCCCGGTTCTCTACAACGCAGTGTCTTCCTCCTTCAGGAAGCTCTTCTTGGAATCCCTCAGCTCTCTGTGTGGTGAACAGCACTCCCTGGTGCCCTTA CCCAAGAAGCCCCAGAGTCACCCCCTAGTACATACAGTTTCCGGCTTTGGGGATCGCTAA